GCGCATCGCGGACGCAGCCGCCGACCAACCGGGTCTCGGCGCCGGGTGCATCCAGGGCCGCGAGCGCCTGACGCACTCCCCGGCGATCGAGCAGGGCCGAGAGGCCGCCGCGTTCGAGGTCGCGCTTCACCGGAAGCCACCCGGGACGAGCCGGCCGTTCTCCATGTGGGTCGGGACGTAACCGCCGGCGCGCCGCTCGGAGAACAGGCCTTCGTAGACGAGCGTGCCGATCACCACCGCCAAGCCGGCGAGGATGAGGCGCCAGAGATGAGCGTCCCAATGCACCCGGCGCAGCGGATTGCGCCCGGCCAGGACGAGATAGATCAGGAACAGCGCGAAGGGGATGAGGAAGAGGCCGAACTCTTCGAGGACGCGACGCAGCATGGCGATTCGTAGCCTATCCCGCCGACCGGCGGACCTGACTCGGCTCCGGTTCCGGGTAGAGCCGCTCCCGCAGGTTGTTGAGGATCCCGGCGGTGACGCCCCAGATCAGACGTTCTCCGAAGGGGAGAGCGTAGAACCATCGGGTACGGCCCTGCCACTCCCGCGACCGCAACCGGTAGCGCTCGCGATCCATCAGCACCGACAGGGGCACCTCGAAAACGTCCGCAACCTCACTGGGGTTCGGCCGGAAGGTCGCCTCTTCGGAGACCAGACCGATGACCGGCGTCACGAGGAAGCCGGTGCCGGACAGGTAGGGGTCAATATAGCCGAGCAGGCGCACCGATTCGGGAAGGAGGCCAATTTCCTCGAAGGCCTCCCGCAGGGCCGCATCCGCCGGTCCCGGATCCGACGGATCGATCTTTCCGCCGGGCAGCGCAACCTGACCGGAATGATCGCGCAGGTTCGCGGCGCGCTGCGTCAGCACGAGGTTCGGCCCGGCGGCACGGAAGACCACCGGGACCAACACCGCGGCCCGCCGGTGCGGTGGGGGCGGGATCAGGGCCGCGCCGTCCGGATCCAGGCTGTGGTCACCGCGCGGATTGGAGGTCGGATCGTCCGGTCCGGGTGGATGCGGCGACAGACCGGATGCGGCCCGGGCCAGAAAATCGGCGAGGGAATCGCTCACGCGGCGGAGGCCGGAGCTATGCGGTGGAAGACGCCGCCGGCCCAGAGACCGAGCCAGGGTTGCCCGTCGATCACGCGGTCCTCGGCAAGATCCACGAGGTCGTAGGTCAGCGCCCGGGTGATCAGCGCCCATAGGCCGCCCCGGACGTGAAGGTAAGGCTTGAGCGCGCCGTCGGGCCCCT
This window of the Methylobacterium tardum genome carries:
- a CDS encoding DUF6111 family protein, with amino-acid sequence MLRRVLEEFGLFLIPFALFLIYLVLAGRNPLRRVHWDAHLWRLILAGLAVVIGTLVYEGLFSERRAGGYVPTHMENGRLVPGGFR
- a CDS encoding CoA pyrophosphatase, translated to MSDSLADFLARAASGLSPHPPGPDDPTSNPRGDHSLDPDGAALIPPPPHRRAAVLVPVVFRAAGPNLVLTQRAANLRDHSGQVALPGGKIDPSDPGPADAALREAFEEIGLLPESVRLLGYIDPYLSGTGFLVTPVIGLVSEEATFRPNPSEVADVFEVPLSVLMDRERYRLRSREWQGRTRWFYALPFGERLIWGVTAGILNNLRERLYPEPEPSQVRRSAG